A DNA window from Camelina sativa cultivar DH55 chromosome 13, Cs, whole genome shotgun sequence contains the following coding sequences:
- the LOC104736004 gene encoding protein CLT1, chloroplastic yields MATTSSVRLIAGLTASIGSIESRDANPAQSISLICRNKINGGASPIVLRSSRKSRLWLIDAVPPSNSWLGSDDGGDVKKPDARNYAVGGHAVAGKHENKTTEIVIAAATTAALGVGNRVLYKLALIPLKQYPFFLAQLSTFGYVAVYFTVLYFRYRAGIVTKEMLSVPKTPFLIVGVLESLALAAGMAAASNLSGPSTTVLSQTFLVWQILFSIIFLGRRYRINQILGCTLVAFGVIISVASGSGAAHSFKDTGILWSLLMVFSFLLQGADTVMKEVIFLDSKKRLKGTSLDLFVVNSYGSVFQVICIALLLPFLSKLWGIPFNQLPSYIRDGGACFLNIGSRITGCEGAPLLPVMFVMMNMAYNISLLRLIKISSAVVSSLASTVSVPIAVFCFTLPLPYLGVASTLPRGFVAGTVVLVLGMLLYAWTPSTNTSHPIIPSPPST; encoded by the exons ATGGCAACAACGAGCTCCGTCCGGTTAATCGCCGGTTTAACGGCTTCAATCGGCTCGATCGAATCGCGTGACGCCAACCCAGCCCAATCCATTTCCCTAATCTGTCGAAACAAAATCAACGGTGGTGCTTCGCCTATCGTACTGCGCTCCTCTCGAAAGTCCAGGCTATGGTTAATAGACGCGGTTCCTCCGTCGAACTCCTGGCTCGGATCTGACGATGGCGGAGACGTCAAGAAACCAGACGCGCGAAATTACGCGGTCGGCGGTCACGCGGTCGCCGGAAAACATGAGAATAAGACGACGGAGATAGTTATAGCAGCGGCGACGACGGCGGCGCTGGGAGTAGGGAACCGCGTATTGTATAAGCTGGCTCTGATTCCTCTCAAACAATATCCCTTCTTCCTCGCGCAGCTCTCCACCTTCGG GTATGTAGCTGTATACTTTACGGTCTTGTACTTCAGATACCGAGCTGGAATTGTTACAAAAGAGATGCTATCAGTTCCAAAAACTCCATTTTTGATTGTTGGCGTCTTGGAGTCTCTTGCTCTAGCTGCTGGGATGGCCGCCGCTT CGAATCTCTCTGGACCATCTACTACAGTTTTATCTCAG ACATTTCTTGTCTGGCAAATTctcttctctattatttttctCGGGAGGAGATatagaataaatcaaatattgGGATGTACTCTTGTAGCATTTGGTGTAATCATCAGTGTGGCAAG TGGATCTGGTGCCGCTCATTCATTTAAAGATACGGGAATACTTTGGAGTCTTCTTatggtgttttcttttctacttCAAGGAGCAGATACAGTAATGAAG GAAGTCATCTTTCTAGATAGCAAAAAGCGATTGAAG GGTACTTCACTTGATCTGTTTGTTGTAAACTCATATGGTTCAGTTTTCCAA GTTATATGCATTGCGttgcttcttccttttctttcaaaactttGGGGCATACCGTTTAACCAACTACCGAGCTATATCAGAGACGGGGGTGCTTGCTTTCTGAACATTGGTTCTAGAATAACAG GATGCGAAGGGGCTCCCCTTCTTCCTGTAATGTTTGTCATGATGAACATGGCTTACAACATCTCCCTTCTACGCCTCATCAAGATCTCATCTGCAGTTGTTTCGTCTCTGGCATCCACCGTTTCAG TGCCCATAGCGGTTTTCTGTTTCACGCTTCCCCTACCGTACCTTGGGGTGGCATCTACGCTTCCAAGGGGGTTTGTTGCAGGCACAGTCGTCCTTGTACTCGGCATGCTTCTATATGCTTGGACACCATCTACTAACACTTCCCATCCGATTATCCCCTCGCCCCCTTCCACCTAG
- the LOC104736005 gene encoding rho GTPase-activating protein 7-like → MEASLAALERPRGAASNTVFKSGPLFISSKGLGWTSWKKRWFILTRTSLVFFKNDPGALPQKGGEVNLTLGGIDLNNSGSVVVREDKKLLTVLFPDGRDGRAFTLKAETFEDLYEWKTALEQALAHAPNAALIMGQNGIFRAESNEAIEGRDKRPLKSLVVGRPILLALEDIDGSPSFLEKALQFIEKYGTKIEGILRQSADVEEVERRVQEYEQGKTEFTLDEDPHVVGDCIKHVLRELPSSPVSASCCTALLEAYRIESKEARISSLRSAIAETFPEPNRRLLQRILKMMHTISSHSHDNRMNPNAVAACMAPLLLRPLLAGECDLEDDFDSGEDNSAQLLAAANAANNAQAIITVLLEDYGSIFDEENIQRCSISTESHIGNSGPDDSSDDDNNVKNEYHNADNEVEQVTDDDNERALSGKMSESSGCTGSDLYEYKGFVADDSDIESPRDLNGPRCNSNVRTDHLMRNPFVNSTDQQTGEQIGDNPTKYGENSCIVHVSESYQSSGTVLVPTHGNTLASPGLEASSEKSVNKGTPSSVHAKRATFWGRGSARKISTDGSFDSSGEEELAIQRLETTKNELRQRIAKEARGNAILQASLERRKQALHERRLSLEQDVSRLQEQLQAERDLRAALEVGLSMSSGQFSSHGVDSKTRAELEEIALAEADVARLKQKVAELHHQLNQQRQTHFGSFSDARDTHQYLQNHNSQKRFLKQDFDSTLAYVNHERKQRHEENVLGAEWRNSNGAGSFGVGNSRQPSRNQISESTSLTDSKISEESGKISVDKFSTMDSPSVPSTSRALDITEYPRLNHPSAAASAALVELTTRLDFFKERRSQLMEQLQNLDLNYGGSSSQDFIHRPSSPPWN, encoded by the exons ATGGAGGCTTCTTTAGCGGCTTTGGAGCGGCCACGAGGTGCAGCTTCTAATACG GTTTTTAAGAGTGGTCCACTTTTCATATCATCTAAAG GATTGGGTTGGACATCTTGGAAGAAACGCTGGTTCATCCTCACACGTACTTCTTTGGTCTTCTTCAAAAATGACCCT GGTGCACTACCGCAGAAGGGTGGTGAAGTTAACTTAACCCTGGGTGGCATCGACTTGAATAACTCTGGAAG tgtTGTGGTAAGAGAGGATAAAAAATTGTTGACGGTATTATTTCCAGATGGGCGTGATGGGAGAGCTTTCACTCTTAAG GCTGAGACATTTGAAGATTTGTACGAGTGGAAAACTGCGCTTGAGCAGGCTCTTGCACACGCCCCTAATGCAGCACTCATCATGGGTCAAAATGGAATATTCCGTGCTGAATCGAATGAGGCTATCGAAG GGCGGGATAAGCGTCCATTAAAATCCTTGGTTGTTGGAAGACCAATCTTACTTGCTCTTGAAGATATTGATGGAAGCCCATCATTCCTTGAGAAAGCTCTACAGTTTATTGAGAAGTATG GAACTAAAATTGAAGGAATACTAAGACAGTCTGCTGATGTGGAGGAGGTGGAACGTAGAGTTCAAGAATATGAACAGG GCAAAACGGAGTTCACTTTGGATGAAGATCCGCATGTTGTTGGAGACTGCATTAAG CATGTATTGAGGGAGTTGCCTTCTTCTCCGGTTTCAGCATCTTGTTGTACTGCCCTGCTGGAAGCTTACA GAATCGAGTCTAAGGAGGCTCGCATTAGTTCATTGCGCTCTGCGATAGCGGAAACATTTCCTGAACCTAATAGACGTCTACTACAACG GATTCTGAAAATGATGCATACTATCTCGTCTCATTCCCACGATAATCGAATGAACCCAAATGCTGTAGCTGCTTGCATGGCTCCTCTGCTTCTACGTCCTCTACTGGCTGGTGAATGTGATTTAGAGGACGATTTTGATAGCGGTGAAGACAATTCTGCTCAGCTTCTTGCTGCTGCTAATGCTGCCAATAACGCCCAAGCCATCATTACAGTTCTCCTGGAGGATTATGGAAGTATTTTTGAT gaagaaaatattcaaagatGTTCGATTTCGACTGAATCACATATTGGAAATAGTGGGCCTGATGATTCGAGTGATGATGACAACAACGTGAAAAATGAATATCACAATGCAGATAATGAAGTTGAACAAGTGACAGATGATGATAACGAGCGTGCATTGAGCGGAAAAATGAGTGAAAGCAGCGGTTGCACAGGCAGTGATCTCTATGAATACAAG GGATTTGTTGCTGATGACTCTGATATTGAATCACCAAGAGACTTAAATGGTCCAAGATGTAATTCAAACGTACGAACAGATCATCTTATGAGAAATCCTTTTGTCAACTCCACGGATCAACAAACTGGAGAGCAGATAGGTGATAATCCAACGAAATACGGAGAAAACTCATGTATTGTACATGTTAGTGAGTCTTATCAATCATCAGGGACAGTTTTAGTACCCACTCATGGGAACACTTTGGCTTCTCCTGGTCTTGAAGCATCAAGTGAGAAATCCGTGAATAAAGGCACACCCTCCTCTGTTCATGCAAAGCGCGCAACATTCTGGGGTCGTGGCAGT GCCAGAAAGATATCCACAGATGGATCGTTTGATTCTTcaggagaagaaga GCTTGCTATACAGAGGCTCGAGACCACGAAAAATGAACTACGACAACGAATTGCAAAAGAG GCTAGGGGTAACGCAATATTACAGGCTAGCTTGGAGAGAAGGAAGCAAGCACTGCATGAACGTCGTTTGTCGCTTGAACAAgat GTGTCGAGATTACAAGAACAGCTGCAAGCCGAAAGAGATCTCCGAGCAGCACTGGAGGTTGGTTTGAGCATGTCCTCTGGACAATTCAGCTCACATGGTGTGGATTCGAAA ACAAGGGCTGAGCTAGAGGAAATTGCTCTTGCTGAGGCTGATGTGGCCAGGCTGAAGCAGAAAGTTGCAGAACTGCACCATCAGCTTAACCAGCAACGTCAGACTCACTTTGGTTCCTTCTCCGATGCGCGCGATACTCATCAGTATCTCCAGAATCACAATTCTCAAAA AAGGTTTCTTAAGCAAGATTTTGATTCCACTCTTGCCTATGTAAAtcatgaaagaaaacaaagacacGAG GAGAATGTACTGGGAGCGGAGTGGAGAAATAGTAACGGAGCAGGATCTTTTGGGGTTGGCAATAGCAGGCAACCATCTCGTAATCAAATATCAGAATCAACAAGTTTGACTGACTCTAAAATCAGTGAAGAGTCTGGAAAGATATCTGTGGACAAGTTCTCAACCATGGATTCTCCATCTGTTCCATCGACTTCAAGAGCATTAGAT ATAACCGAGTACCCGAGGCTTAATCATCCGTCAGCCGCTGCATCAGCAGCTCTGGTAGAGTTAACAACTCGTCTTGATTTCTTCAAGGAAAGACGGTCACAGCTCATGGAACAGCTTCAGAACCTTGACCTTAACTACGGCGGTTCATCTTCACAAGATTTCATACACCGGCCATCTTCTCCACCTTGGAACTAA
- the LOC104770298 gene encoding LOW QUALITY PROTEIN: protein SMG7 (The sequence of the model RefSeq protein was modified relative to this genomic sequence to represent the inferred CDS: deleted 1 base in 1 codon), protein MMTLQMDKTTASSSRERAKSLFDKTVELENKRWKAVQDRNPFDPNLWQQIRENYEAILFEDHAFSEQHNIEIILWQLHYKRIENCRGHINAFLNSSSSSAANNVKGPSRLDQIAKLKLQFRTLLSEATGFYHDLISKIRSKYGLPLGYFSEDQASQNMADKDGKKLAEVKKGLVSCHRCLIYLGDLARYKGLYGEGDSKNREYAAASSYYLQAASLWPGSGNPHHQLAIIASYSSDEFALTYRYFRSLAVESPFPTARDNLIVAFEKNRQTYARLFVASKDTSKKPIGKGRGKGRGKGEDTSSKDANLVAGPEKDKVTSANDMLKAFCIRFVRLNGILFTRTSLETFLDVLTCSTTENLKPLSGLDSAFHENRFLQARGNASIQVPASIGSNLLGLLQASTQSQASHLQQVQTQAVNPQAAQSLAAARLQPMQSQVAQLQPLPSRVVHFQQTQAPLSHVSLVQSQSASLGGGTKWLPEEAASLASSQSSFAQIGNGHVMRNEVQGNHGVSYHPAHSLPVHQSYNVNGMGGMPSQSRTSEAVFPPKSETVSSSGVIADGLGVQSSIARKNPISRAFRHLGPPPGFNTVPSKLQKEPVPGSDLSGNNLAVDDYRWLDGYETQSSRGAGLNSSLNYASKSEQMGTSNGMNGAANFPFPGKQIPTSQVQADLPYFQNPQKDSFVNQNHQSAQLPEQYQGQSTWSSRHFV, encoded by the exons ATGATGACTTTGCAGATGGATAAAACTACTGCTTCCTCCTCAAGGGAGCGAGCCAAGTCCTTATTTGATAAg ACTGTTGAGTTAGAAAACAAGCGTTGGAAGGCTGTTCAGGATCGAAATCCATTTGACCCTAATTTGTGGCAGCAAATTCGTGAGAATTACGAAGCAATACTTTTTGAAGATCATGCCTTTTCCGAGCAGCACAACATTGAAATTATACTGTGGCAGCTGCATTACAAACGGATTGAAAACTGTAGAGGACACATCAATGCTTTCTTGAATTCTAGTAGCTCGAGCGCGGCAAACAATGTTAAGGGTCCTTCTAGACTCGATCAAATTGCAAAACTGAAGCTGCAGTTCAGGACATTACTTTCAGAAGCAACTGGGTTTTACCATGATTTGATCTCAAAAATTAGATCCAAGTATGGCCTTCCCTTGGGTTATTTTTCTGAGGATCAAGCGAGTCAAAACATGGCTGATAAAGATGGAAAGAAGTTAGCAGAAGTTAAAAAAGGCTTGGTATCTTGTCATCGTTGCTTAATATACCTTGGTGATCTGGCTCGGTATAAAGGATTGTATGGGGAGGGGGATTCCAAGAACAGAGAGTATGCTGCTGCTTCAAGTTACTATTTGCAAGCAGCTTCTCTATGGCCAGGCAGTGGAAACCCCCATCATCAG CTTGCTATCATTGCTTCTTATTCGTCGGATGAGTTTGCATTAACATATCGTTACTTCCGGAGTTTGGCTGTGGAGAGTCCTTTCCCAACTGCCCGTGATAACTTGATTGTTGCTTTTGAAAAG AATCGTCAGACTTATGCCCGATTGTTTGTGGCTTCCAAAGACACATCTAAGAAGCCGATTGGTAAAGGAAGAGGTAAAGGAAGAGGTAAAGGTGAAGATACTTCATCGAAAGATGCGAACTTGGTAGCTGGTCCTGAGAAGGATAAAGTAACTAGTGCAAATGACATGCTGAAAGCATTCTGCATTAGATTTGTTCGTCTCAACGGGATTCTTTTTACCCGAACAAG CCTGGAGACGTTCTTAGATGTGCTTACCT GTTCCACTACGGAGAACTTAAAACCTTTGAGTGGTTTGGATTCAGCTTTTCATGAAAATCGATTTCTGCAAGCTAGAGGTAATGCGAGTATTCAAGTGCCGGCATCTATTGGTTCCAACCTTTTGGGACTCCTTCAGGCGTCAACCCAGTCTCAGGCTTCGCATTTGCAACAAGTTCAGACACAGGCAGTGAATCCTCAGGCAGCCCAATCATTAGCTGCTGCACGACTTCAGCCAATGCAATCACAGGTCGCACAACTTCAACCACTGCCATCACGGGTTGTGCACTTTCAACAAACTCAAGCTCCGCTTTCACATGTTTCATTGGTCCAGTCACAATCTGCTTCTCTTGGTGGTGGTACCAAGTGGTTACCAGAAGAAGCTGCTTCTCTTGCTAGTAGCCAATCTAGTTTTGCTCAGATAGGTAATGGTCATGTGATGAGAAATGAGGTACAAGGAAATCATGGGGTTTCCTATCACCCTGCACACTCATTACCGGTCCACCAGTCGTACAATGTCAATGGTATGGGTGGTATGCCATCTCAGTCACGAACTTCTGAAGCTGTGTTTCCACCCAAAAGTGAAACTGTTTCATCATCTGGAGTTATTGCTGATGGTCTGGGCGTCCAATCTTCAATAGCAAGAAAAAATCCAATCAGTAGAGCCTTTAGGCATCTTGGCCCTCCGCCTGGGTTTAACACTGTCCCCTCTAAGCTGCAGAAGGAGCCAGTACCTGGTTCTGACTTGTCTGGCAACAATCTAGCGGTTGATGATTACAGATGGTTGGATGGATACGAAACTCAATCTTCTCGAGGCGCTGGACTCAACAGTTCTTTGAATTATGCTTCTAAATCGGAACAAATGGGTACCAGCAATGGAATGAACGGGGCTGCTAATTTCCCGTTCCCTGGGAAACAAATTCCAACATCACAGGTCCAAGCAGATCTTCCTTATTTTCAGAACCCTCAGAAAGACAGCTTTGTGaaccaaaatcatcaatcaGCCCAACTCCCTGAGCAATATCAAGGACAGTCGACTTGGTCGAGTCGTCACTTTGTGTGA
- the LOC104736007 gene encoding ABC transporter G family member 23-like, translating into MKKNNTHTMASCFHPSTMATNRREEDSIILFSASNSPDEFSSASSSFSSSPLPTPNRYSLTVTNLSYTIHHTPILKSVSLAAESSKILSVVGPSGTGKSTLLKIISGRVNHKALDPSSAILINNRKITDYNQLRRVCGFVPQDDDLLPLLTVKETLMYSAKFSLRDSTVKEREERVESLLSDLGLVLVQDSFVGEGDEEDRGVSGGERKRVSIAVEMIRDPPILLLDEPTSGLDSRNSLQVVELLATMAKSKQRTVLFSIHQPSYRILDYISDYLILSRGSVIHFGSLEHLEDSIAKLGFQIPEQLNPIEFAMEIVESLRASKPDSVTAIESSSIWPENNENDVITAKKQELLVLDVTEISYLCSRFCKIIYRTKQLFLARTMQAVVAGLGLGSVYTRLKRDEEGVAERLGLFAFSLSFLLSSTVEALPIYLRERRVLMKESSRGSYRISSYMIANTIAFVPFLFVVSLLFSIPVYWIVGLNPSIQAFSFFVLCVWLIILMASSLVLFLSAVSPDFISGNSLICTVLGAFFLFSGYFIPKEKIPKPWMFMYYVSLYRYPLESMVVNEYWSMRTECFSGGDSGCLMTGEDVLKKRGLDKDTRWVNVGIMLAFFVFYRILCWGILLRKASKSAH; encoded by the coding sequence atgaagaagaacaatacTCATACCATGGCGTCCTGCTTCCACCCTTCTACTATGGCTACAAACCGCCGCGAGGAAGACTCCATCATACTTTTCTCAGCATCAAACTCTCCTGATGAATTCTCCTCAGCTTCCTCCTCATTTTCATCTTCACCACTCCCAACCCCTAACCGCTACTCCTTAACCGTCACTAACCTCTCCTACACCATCCATCACACCCCCATACTCAAGTCCGTGTCATTAGCTGCCGAGTCCTCAAAAATCCTGTCCGTGGTTGGACCGAGTGGAACAGGAAAATCCACCCTTTTGAAGATCATTTCAGGAAGAGTAAACCACAAGGCACTGGATCCATCTTCTGCGATTTTGATAAACAATCGTAAAATCACTGACTACAATCAGCTACGCAGGGTGTGCGGGTTTGTACCACAAGACGATGATCTGCTGCCTCTGCTTACCGTGAAAGAGACGTTAATGTATAGCGCCAAATTCAGTTTGAGAGATTCAACGGTTAAGGAACGAGAAGAAAGAGTTGAGAGCTTGTTGAGTGATCTCGGTCTTGTTCTTGTCCAAGACAGCTTCGTTGGAGAAGGAGACGAAGAGGATCGTGGCGTCTCGGGCGGAGAACGTAAGAGAGTCTCTATAGCCGTTGAGATGATCCGTGACCCACCCATTCTGCTTCTTGACGAACCAACCTCCGGTTTGGATAGTCGAAACTCGCTTCAGGTCGTTGAGCTTTTGGCTACTATGGCTAAATCCAAACAGAGAACAGTCCTCTTCTCCATCCATCAGCCTAGCTATCGAATACTTGATTACATCTCCGATTACTTGATTCTCTCACGCGGATCGGTTATTCACTTTGGGAGTCTTGAACATCTCGAGGACTCGATAGCGAAACTAGGGTTTCAGATTCCAGAACAGCTGAATCCGATAGAATTCGCCATGGAAATAGTTGAGTCCTTGAGAGCTTCGAAGCCAGACTCGGTAACCGCCATAGAATCATCATCCATCTGGCCTGAAAACAACGAAAACGATGTGATTACCGCAAAGAAACAAGAGTTGCTTGTCCTTGACGTCACCGAGATCTCATATCTCTGTTCGAGGTTTTGCAAGATCATCTACAGAACAAAACAGCTATTTCTGGCGCGAACGATGCAAGCGGTTGTAGCTGGATTAGGTCTAGGAAGCGTCTACACGAGGCTCAAGCGTGACGAAGAAGGCGTAGCGGAGAGGCTTGGTCTATTCGCTTTCAGCTTAAGCTTCCTCCTCTCTTCAACGGTCGAAGCACTTCCCATTTACCTCCGTGAACGCCGCGTCCTGATGAAAGAATCGTCTCGTGGATCATACAGGATCTCATCCTACATGATCGCCAACACAATCGCCTTCGTACCGTTCCTCTTTGTTGTATCTCTCCTCTTTTCCATCCCAGTCTACTGGATCGTTGGCCTAAACCCGTCGATTCAAGCCTTCTCATTCTTCGTCCTCTGCGTCTGGCTCATCATCCTCATGGCTAGTTCTCTGGTGCTCTTCCTCAGCGCAGTTTCTCCTGACTTCATCTCCGGAAACTCACTCATCTGCACCGTTCTTGgagctttctttctcttctccggATACTTTATCCCCAAGGAGAAGATCCCTAAACCGTGGATGTTCATGTACTACGTGTCACTGTACCGTTACCCGCTGGAGTCGATGGTGGTTAACGAGTACTGGAGCATGCGAACAGAGTGCTTCTCTGGTGGGGACTCGGGCTGCTTGATGACGGGAGAGGATGTGTTGAAGAAGAGAGGGCTTGACAAGGACACGAGGTGGGTCAATGTCGGGATCATGCTTGCCTTCTTCGTGTTTTATCGAATCCTCTGCTGGGGGATTCTACTCAGAAAGGCTTCCAAGTCAGCCCATTAA